A section of the Thauera chlorobenzoica genome encodes:
- the bamB gene encoding outer membrane protein assembly factor BamB produces the protein MKSLSLRFVALAAAAALAAGCSSLNPFSRSPSAPAALTELKPSAELVRRWQADIGEAGGYRFQPAVSGEAVYAASHRGDVGRFEDGRAVWQVRADKRLSAGVGADGRLAVVVATDGTVIAYDAASGSERWRSPLGAEVLAPPALGPDFVVVRASDNRLVALDARDGSRRWVYQRSNPPLALRTFAGVLIEGNVVLAGFPGGKLAVINLANGGAITELGVALPRGATELERVADVVGTPVVGRREVCAVSYQGRAACFDTTNGNALWARDFSSSVGMARDARFALVVDEGDAVHALDAYSGASVWKQAELARRQLSRPLIVGDHVVVGDGEGHIHLLDRETGSLAARGRAGKGAIAADPVAFGRGFVVQGSDGDITAYEVR, from the coding sequence ATGAAGTCGCTTTCGCTGCGTTTCGTTGCGCTTGCCGCCGCCGCTGCGCTTGCCGCCGGCTGCTCGTCGCTGAACCCTTTTTCGCGCTCGCCTTCGGCGCCGGCGGCACTGACCGAACTGAAGCCGAGTGCGGAGCTGGTCAGGCGCTGGCAGGCCGACATCGGCGAAGCCGGGGGCTACCGCTTCCAGCCGGCGGTGTCGGGCGAGGCGGTGTATGCGGCCTCGCATCGCGGCGACGTCGGCCGCTTCGAAGACGGCCGCGCGGTGTGGCAGGTGCGCGCGGACAAGCGCCTGTCCGCCGGGGTTGGTGCCGATGGCCGGCTCGCGGTGGTGGTTGCCACCGACGGTACGGTGATTGCCTATGATGCGGCCAGCGGCAGCGAGCGCTGGCGTTCGCCGCTCGGCGCCGAAGTGCTGGCGCCGCCTGCGCTCGGCCCGGACTTCGTCGTCGTACGGGCTTCGGACAATCGCCTGGTCGCGCTCGATGCGCGCGACGGCAGCCGGCGCTGGGTGTACCAGCGCAGCAATCCGCCGCTGGCGCTGCGCACTTTTGCCGGCGTGCTGATCGAGGGCAATGTCGTGCTCGCCGGTTTCCCCGGCGGCAAGCTGGCGGTGATCAACCTCGCCAACGGCGGCGCGATCACCGAGCTCGGCGTCGCCCTGCCGCGCGGCGCCACCGAGCTTGAACGGGTGGCCGATGTCGTCGGCACGCCGGTGGTCGGGCGGCGTGAAGTGTGCGCGGTGAGCTACCAGGGGCGCGCGGCCTGCTTCGACACCACCAACGGTAACGCGCTGTGGGCGCGTGATTTTTCCAGCAGCGTCGGCATGGCCCGCGATGCGCGCTTTGCGTTGGTCGTCGATGAAGGCGATGCGGTGCATGCGCTCGACGCCTACAGCGGAGCGAGCGTGTGGAAGCAGGCTGAGCTCGCGCGGCGCCAGCTGTCGCGGCCGCTGATCGTCGGTGATCACGTCGTGGTCGGCGATGGCGAAGGCCATATCCATCTCCTCGATCGTGAAACCGGTTCCCTGGCCGCCCGCGGACGCGCCGGCAAGGGGGCGATCGCCGCCGATCCGGTCGCGTTCGGGCGCGGCTTCGTCGTTCAGGGCAGTGACGGCGACATTACCGCGTACGAAGTGCGCTGA
- the der gene encoding ribosome biogenesis GTPase Der, translated as MKPTIVLVGRPNVGKSTLFNRLTRTRDALVADQPGLTRDRHYGIGRVGDRDYLVVDTAGFDPVAKDGIMHEMARQAEQAIAEADVLLFLVDGRAGRTPHDENIAARLRRAGRPVHVVVNKAEGLERAMVAADFHALGLGDPLAVSAAHGDGVKQLVELVLAPFPAEEERVPAVDEGPKVAIVGRPNVGKSTLVNTLLGEERVIAFDLPGTTRDAISIPFERGGRHYTLIDTAGLRRRGKVFEAVEKFSVIKTLQAVQESNVVVLVLDAAQDISDQDAHIAGFALEAGRALVVAINKWDAVDDYRRDRLKADIARKLAFLGFARFHQISALKSEGIGGLLKSVDAAYAAAMANLATPRLTRTLQQAVARQAPPRHGMARPKMRYAHQGGMNPPVIVIHGNALEDIPASYVRYLERCFTEAFKLQGTPLRIQFRTTHNPFAVRG; from the coding sequence GTGAAACCTACCATCGTTCTGGTCGGTCGGCCCAACGTCGGCAAATCGACCCTGTTCAACCGCCTCACCCGCACCCGCGACGCCCTCGTCGCCGATCAGCCCGGGCTGACGCGCGACCGCCACTACGGCATCGGCCGGGTCGGCGATCGCGATTATCTGGTTGTCGATACCGCCGGCTTCGACCCCGTCGCCAAGGACGGCATCATGCACGAGATGGCGCGCCAGGCCGAGCAGGCGATCGCCGAGGCCGACGTGCTGCTGTTCCTGGTCGACGGCCGCGCCGGGCGCACGCCGCACGACGAGAACATCGCCGCCCGCCTGCGCCGCGCCGGCCGCCCGGTCCATGTCGTGGTGAACAAGGCCGAAGGGCTCGAGCGGGCGATGGTCGCGGCCGATTTCCACGCCCTCGGCCTGGGCGATCCGCTGGCGGTGTCGGCGGCCCACGGCGACGGCGTCAAGCAGCTCGTCGAGCTGGTGCTGGCGCCCTTCCCGGCGGAGGAAGAGCGTGTGCCGGCGGTCGATGAAGGGCCGAAGGTGGCGATCGTCGGCCGTCCGAACGTGGGCAAGTCGACCCTGGTGAACACCTTGCTCGGCGAGGAGCGGGTGATCGCTTTCGACCTGCCCGGTACCACCCGTGACGCGATCTCGATCCCCTTCGAGCGCGGCGGCCGCCATTACACCCTGATCGACACCGCCGGCCTGCGCCGTCGCGGCAAGGTCTTCGAGGCGGTGGAAAAGTTCTCCGTGATCAAGACCTTGCAGGCGGTGCAGGAGTCGAACGTGGTCGTCCTCGTGCTCGATGCGGCGCAGGATATCTCCGACCAGGACGCCCATATCGCCGGCTTCGCACTGGAGGCCGGGCGCGCGCTGGTGGTGGCGATCAACAAGTGGGATGCGGTCGACGACTACCGCCGCGACCGCCTCAAGGCCGATATCGCGCGCAAGCTGGCCTTCCTCGGTTTCGCCCGTTTCCACCAGATTTCCGCGCTCAAGTCCGAGGGCATCGGCGGACTGCTCAAGTCGGTCGATGCCGCCTATGCTGCGGCGATGGCGAACCTGGCCACCCCGCGGCTGACGCGGACGCTGCAGCAGGCGGTCGCCCGCCAGGCCCCGCCGCGCCATGGCATGGCACGGCCGAAAATGCGTTATGCCCACCAGGGCGGGATGAATCCGCCGGTGATCGTCATCCACGGCAATGCCCTCGAAGACATTCCCGCGTCTTATGTCCGCTACCTTGAGCGCTGCTTTACCGAAGCGTTCAAGCTGCAGGGCACGCCCTTGCGCATCCAGTTCCGCACCACGCACAATCCGTTCGCGGTGCGGGGCTGA
- the hfq gene encoding RNA chaperone Hfq, whose protein sequence is MSNKGQLLQDPFLNTLRREHIPVSIYLVNGIKLQGQVESFDQYVVLLKNTVTQMVYKHAISTVVPARPVVIQQDEGSN, encoded by the coding sequence ATGAGCAACAAAGGGCAACTTCTACAAGACCCCTTCCTCAACACCCTGCGCCGCGAGCATATTCCGGTGTCGATTTACCTGGTCAATGGCATCAAGCTGCAGGGCCAGGTCGAGTCGTTCGACCAGTACGTCGTCCTGTTGAAGAACACCGTTACCCAGATGGTGTACAAGCACGCGATTTCGACCGTGGTTCCGGCCCGTCCCGTGGTCATCCAGCAGGACGAGGGCAGCAACTGA
- the hflX gene encoding ribosome rescue GTPase HflX codes for MFERPASGERAVLVQLDLGQGAIDERLSELKLLAGSAGASVEAVVEGRRAAPDPKLFAGSGKVQEIAEALRANAADIVIFNHALSPGQQRNLERELQCMVIDRTALILDIFAQRARSHEGKLQVELAQLEHLATRLVRGWTHLERQKGGIGLRGPGEKQLETDRRLLGNRVKMLKSRLAQIEKQRKVRRRARERRDVLSVSLVGYTNAGKSTLFNALTKAGAYAADQLFATLDTTSRRLYVGGASVVLSDTVGFIRDLPHALVAAFQATLEETAQADLLLHVVDSASEDRDAQIEAVNLVLTEIGAADVPQILVWNKIDLTHAVPAVERGDCDKIRRIFLSARTGEGLGLLRNALAEVAQQTFGDDADRIAGTVDERSEQS; via the coding sequence ATGTTTGAGCGCCCCGCCTCCGGAGAACGTGCTGTCCTGGTTCAGCTCGACCTCGGCCAGGGGGCGATCGACGAGCGCCTGTCCGAGCTGAAGCTGCTCGCCGGCAGCGCCGGCGCCAGTGTCGAGGCGGTGGTCGAGGGACGGCGCGCGGCGCCCGATCCGAAGCTTTTCGCCGGCAGCGGCAAGGTCCAGGAAATCGCCGAAGCCCTCCGCGCCAATGCCGCCGACATCGTGATCTTCAATCACGCGCTGTCGCCGGGGCAGCAGCGCAACCTCGAGCGCGAGCTCCAGTGCATGGTCATCGACCGCACCGCGCTGATCCTCGACATCTTCGCCCAGCGCGCGCGCAGCCACGAAGGCAAGCTGCAGGTCGAGCTCGCCCAGCTCGAGCATCTGGCCACCCGGCTGGTGCGCGGGTGGACCCACCTCGAGCGCCAGAAAGGCGGCATCGGCCTGCGCGGCCCAGGCGAGAAGCAGCTCGAAACCGACCGCCGCCTGCTCGGCAACCGGGTCAAGATGCTGAAATCCCGTCTCGCCCAGATCGAGAAGCAGCGCAAGGTCCGGCGCCGGGCCCGGGAACGTCGTGACGTCCTGTCGGTCTCTCTGGTCGGCTACACCAATGCGGGCAAGTCGACGCTGTTCAATGCGCTGACCAAGGCCGGGGCGTATGCGGCCGACCAGTTGTTCGCCACCCTTGACACCACTTCGCGCCGTCTTTATGTCGGTGGCGCCAGCGTCGTGCTGTCGGACACCGTCGGCTTCATCCGCGACCTGCCGCATGCGCTGGTTGCGGCGTTCCAGGCGACGCTGGAGGAAACCGCGCAGGCCGATCTGCTGCTGCACGTGGTCGATTCGGCGAGCGAGGACCGTGACGCCCAGATCGAGGCGGTGAATCTGGTCCTCACCGAGATCGGCGCCGCCGACGTGCCGCAGATCCTGGTCTGGAACAAGATCGACCTGACCCATGCCGTACCGGCGGTCGAGCGGGGGGACTGTGATAAAATCAGGCGCATTTTTCTGAGCGCAAGAACGGGCGAAGGCCTCGGCCTGCTTCGCAACGCGCTAGCCGAAGTGGCGCAGCAAACCTTTGGTGACGATGCCGACCGGATCGCCGGTACGGTGGACGAACGATCAGAACAATCGTGA
- the hflK gene encoding FtsH protease activity modulator HflK: MSLNDPRWGSQSGNDGDRNDGSRGEDGRDGDNRGDRNRGNNQGPPDLEEVWRDFNQRLSGMFGNKRAGRGGGGGGGGGGSPQLPSFSFKQFGGGIGVLLVLVAVVWLASGFYTVDANQRGVVLRLGKYVQTTEPGLRWRLPAPFESHEIVDLTGVRTVEVGYRGSERNKMLRESLMLTDDENIINIQFAVQYVLNSPENYVFNNRFPDEAVGQAAETAMREIVGKSRMDFVLYEGREEIAATAHELMQRILDRYQTGIQISRVTMQNAQPPEQVQAAFDDAVKAGQDRERQKNEGEAYANDVVPRARGTASRLVEEANAYRERVVANAEGEASRFSQVFAEYTRAPQVTRERLYIETMQQVMSNTSKVMIDAKGNGNLLFLPLDKLMQQAGGKPASASLPDSQSAAGLSANAPMPSLDPRNRELMRSRERGER, from the coding sequence ATGTCACTCAACGACCCACGCTGGGGCAGCCAGAGCGGTAACGATGGCGACCGCAACGACGGCAGCCGCGGCGAAGACGGCCGCGACGGCGACAACCGCGGTGATCGCAACCGCGGCAACAACCAGGGCCCTCCCGATCTCGAGGAGGTCTGGCGCGATTTCAACCAGCGCCTGAGCGGCATGTTCGGCAACAAGCGTGCCGGTCGTGGTGGCGGTGGTGGGGGAGGGGGCGGCGGTTCGCCGCAATTGCCCAGCTTCTCCTTCAAGCAGTTCGGCGGCGGCATCGGCGTGCTGCTGGTGCTGGTCGCCGTAGTCTGGCTGGCGAGCGGCTTCTACACGGTCGACGCCAACCAGCGCGGGGTGGTGCTGCGCCTGGGCAAGTACGTGCAGACCACCGAGCCCGGCCTGCGCTGGCGCCTGCCGGCGCCGTTCGAGTCGCACGAGATCGTCGACCTCACCGGCGTGCGCACGGTCGAAGTCGGCTATCGCGGCTCGGAGCGCAACAAGATGCTGCGCGAGTCGCTGATGCTCACCGACGACGAGAACATCATCAACATCCAGTTCGCAGTGCAGTACGTGCTCAACAGCCCGGAAAACTACGTCTTCAACAACCGCTTCCCCGATGAAGCGGTCGGCCAGGCGGCGGAAACCGCGATGCGCGAGATCGTCGGCAAGAGCCGGATGGACTTCGTGCTGTACGAGGGGCGCGAGGAAATCGCCGCTACCGCGCACGAGCTGATGCAGCGTATTCTCGATCGCTACCAAACCGGCATCCAGATCAGCCGCGTCACGATGCAGAACGCCCAGCCGCCGGAGCAGGTGCAGGCCGCGTTCGACGATGCGGTGAAGGCCGGCCAGGACCGCGAGCGGCAGAAGAACGAAGGCGAGGCCTATGCCAACGATGTCGTGCCGCGTGCCCGCGGTACCGCCTCGCGCCTGGTCGAGGAGGCGAACGCCTACCGCGAGCGCGTGGTCGCCAACGCCGAGGGCGAGGCCAGCCGCTTCAGCCAGGTCTTCGCCGAATACACCCGGGCGCCGCAGGTGACCCGCGAGCGCCTGTACATCGAGACCATGCAGCAGGTGATGTCGAACACCTCGAAGGTGATGATCGATGCCAAGGGCAACGGCAACCTGCTCTTCCTGCCGCTCGACAAGCTGATGCAGCAGGCCGGCGGCAAGCCGGCGTCGGCGTCCCTGCCCGATTCCCAGTCGGCGGCCGGATTGAGCGCGAATGCGCCGATGCCGTCCCTCGATCCGCGCAATCGGGAACTGATGAGAAGCCGTGAGCGGGGAGAGCGCTGA